The genomic DNA TTTGCAACGCACGAATGGCGGATTCGCGCCCGGGGCCAGGCCCGTTGACGATGATGTCGACTTCTTGCATACCATTGTCGCGTGCCAGGCGGGCAGCGTTCTGGCTGGCGAGACGGGCGGCGTAGGGGGTGCTTTTACGCGAGCCTTTGAAGCCGGAATTGCCGGCACTGGACCAGCAAATCGCATTCCCCTGCATGTCCGTGATAGTGATAATCGTATTGTTAAACGTCGCGCGCACGTGGGCCTGCCCCTGCGCGACCATGCGCTTGACCTTTTTCCGTGCGGCTTGTGCTTGTCGTCTACGTCCCATTTTTACTCCTGCAAAAGATGACCGGGCGGGTGGTGCGGTCCTTGTGCTTGCCTACCACCCGGCAACCGCGTCACAAAAACACCAGGCGCAACGCCCTCGTGATGGCTGGATACGCCAGGATAGGTGCGTCACATCCGTGCGGCGGATAAGCGATTACTTGCCCTTGCGGCGGCCACGTCCGGCCACGGTCTTCTTCGGACCTTTGCGCGTGCGGGCATTTGTTTTGGTGCGCTGCCCATGCGCGGGCAGGTGGCGGCGGTGGCGCAGGCCACGGTAGCAGCCGATTTCCGTCAGGCGCTTGATGTTCATGTGGACATCGCGGCGCAGGTCGCCTTCTACGATGTGGTCGCTGGCGATGACCTGGCGCAGACGGGTAATTTCTGCTTCGGACAGATCCTTGACCCGGGTGTCCGGGTTGATCTCCGTCTGGGCCAGAATGCTCTGGCTGGTCTTTTTGCCAATGCCGTAGATGTAGGTCAGGCTAATTTCTACCCGCTTGTTGTTGGGGATGTCAATGCCGGCAATACGAGCCATATGTTCCTCTCAAAATCTCCAGTGCAGAATAAGGCAACCGCAGCGCGCCGCCTTCTATCCCTGACGTTGTTTGTGATTCGGGTTGACGCAAATAACGCGCACGACGCCCTTGCGCTTGACAACTTTGCATTTAGGACAACGCCGCTTGACTGATGCTGATACTTTCATTGTCACCTACTCCTGATGCGGCTGCCTGAGGTGAACGTTGGTTGGCAAACCGCGCCAAACGCTCCTTTTTACGGAAGCGTCAGTATTTCCGGGCCATTATCCGTAATGGCAATCGTATGTTCAAAATGAGCCGTAAGTTTGCCATCTTTTGCGGCAACTGTCCACTGATCAGGCATGACGATTACATCTTTCTTGCCTTGCAGCACCATTGGCTCAATGGCAAACGTCATCCGCGGGCGCAGCCTCACGCCTCGCCCCGCCTTGCCATAGTTCGGTACATGTGGTTCCTCGTGCATGGAGCGGCCAACACCGTGCCCGCCATAGCCGCGTACCACGTTGTACCCATGACTTTCGACGTGGTCCTGAATGGCCGCGGAGATGTCGCCAATGCGATTCCCGGCCACTGCCTGCGCGATGCCTAATTGCAGCGCCTGTTCCGTTACGGTCAGCAGCATTTCGACTTCCGCGCTTACCGAACCTACCCCGATGCTGAAGGCGGAATCGCCAATGTATCCCTTGAACAACGTCCCACAATCGATACTTACCAGGTCCCCTTCGCGGATGATGCGTTTGCTGCTGGGGATGGCGTGTACCAGTTCTTCGTTAATGCAGGTGTTGAGCGCGCCCGGGTAGGGAGGGAGTTTTCCACCAAAGGAATATCCTTTGAAGATGGGTGTGGCTCCGTGCTTCTCCAGCACGCGCTCGGCAATGTCGTTAAGGTACAGGGTGGTGACGCCAGGATGAATGGCCTCGCGCACCGCTTCCAGCACATGGGCGTTGATGCGTCCGGCCTCGCGCATCGTTTTGAGTTCCGATTGCGACTTCAGGATGATCATGCTGCTTCTTTGATGACTTTCGCCAGGTCTTGGAAAACGGCGTCAATGGGCTGTTCTCCATTGACTTCTACCAAAAGCCCGCGTTCCTTGTAGAAATCGAGCAGCGGTTGCGTTTGTTCCTGATAGACGCGCATACGGGTGCGGATGGTCTCTTCATTGTCGTCCGCGCGCCCTTCGATTTCCGCTCGTTTGAGCAGGCGCCGCACCAACACGTCTTGATCGACGTTGATGTAGGGGACGACGTTGATGTTTGCGTTCATTTCGGCCAGTAATCCGGCCAGTGCTTCTGCTTGTGCGCGCGTGCGCGGGAAACCGTCCAGGATGGCGCCGCCCTGGCAATCAGGACGGGAGAGGCGGTCTTTGACCATGCCCACGGTCACTTCATCGGGAACGAGTTTGCCGGCATCCATGTAAGACTTTGCCAGCATGCCCAGTTGGGTTTCATTCCTCAAGTTTTCGCGGAACAGATCACCCGTCGCCACTTGTGGTAAACCCAGTGCTTCTTGTAACTTCTTCGCCTGGGTTCCTTTGCCGGCGCCCG from Ardenticatenales bacterium includes the following:
- a CDS encoding adenylate kinase, with product MKFVVLMGAPGAGKGTQAKKLQEALGLPQVATGDLFRENLRNETQLGMLAKSYMDAGKLVPDEVTVGMVKDRLSRPDCQGGAILDGFPRTRAQAEALAGLLAEMNANINVVPYINVDQDVLVRRLLKRAEIEGRADDNEETIRTRMRVYQEQTQPLLDFYKERGLLVEVNGEQPIDAVFQDLAKVIKEAA
- the rpsK gene encoding 30S ribosomal protein S11, translating into MGRRRQAQAARKKVKRMVAQGQAHVRATFNNTIITITDMQGNAICWSSAGNSGFKGSRKSTPYAARLASQNAARLARDNGMQEVDIIVNGPGPGRESAIRALQSSGLRVRAIYDVTPVPHNGCRPPKKRRV
- the rpmJ gene encoding 50S ribosomal protein L36; protein product: MKVSASVKRRCPKCKVVKRKGVVRVICVNPNHKQRQG
- the map gene encoding type I methionyl aminopeptidase codes for the protein MIILKSQSELKTMREAGRINAHVLEAVREAIHPGVTTLYLNDIAERVLEKHGATPIFKGYSFGGKLPPYPGALNTCINEELVHAIPSSKRIIREGDLVSIDCGTLFKGYIGDSAFSIGVGSVSAEVEMLLTVTEQALQLGIAQAVAGNRIGDISAAIQDHVESHGYNVVRGYGGHGVGRSMHEEPHVPNYGKAGRGVRLRPRMTFAIEPMVLQGKKDVIVMPDQWTVAAKDGKLTAHFEHTIAITDNGPEILTLP
- the rpsM gene encoding 30S ribosomal protein S13, producing MARIAGIDIPNNKRVEISLTYIYGIGKKTSQSILAQTEINPDTRVKDLSEAEITRLRQVIASDHIVEGDLRRDVHMNIKRLTEIGCYRGLRHRRHLPAHGQRTKTNARTRKGPKKTVAGRGRRKGK